A region from the Triticum aestivum cultivar Chinese Spring chromosome 3D, IWGSC CS RefSeq v2.1, whole genome shotgun sequence genome encodes:
- the LOC123079191 gene encoding 28 kDa heat- and acid-stable phosphoprotein — protein sequence MGRGKFKGKPTGRRNFSTPEEIASGTSGRPRSFKKNVAEAEEEEEEVEESEEEESEDDGEEKKHKGTEGVIQIENPNLVKAKNIKAKEADLGKTTELSRREREEIEKQKSHERYMKLQEQGKTEQAKKDLERLALIRQQRADAAKKREEEKAAKEQRKTEARK from the exons atgggCAGGGGCAAGTTCAAGGGCAAGCCAACCGGCCGCCGCAACTTCTCCACCCCGGAGGAGATCG CTTCTGGAACTTCAGGGCGTCCACGCTCATTTAAGAAG AATGTAGCtgaagcagaagaggaagaggaagaggtagaagAATCTGAAGAGGAAGAATCCGAAGACGACGGTGAAGAGAAG AAACATAAAGGAACCGAAGGTGTTATTCAAATTGAAAATCCAAACCTGGTGAAAGCAAAGAATATAAAAGCCAAAGAAGCTGAT CTTGGAAAGACAACTGAACTCTCGAGGCGTGAGAG AGAGGAGATTGAGAAACAAAAATCTCATGAGCGCTATATGAAGCTTCAGGAGCAAGGCAAAACAGAACAGGCGAAGAAAGATTTGG AACGTCTTGCTTTAATAAGGCAGCAAAGAGCAGATGCTGCAAAGAAACGTGAAGAGGAGAAAGCTG CTAAAGAACAGAGGAAGACTGAAGCGCGCAAATAA